The following are encoded together in the Thermosipho affectus genome:
- a CDS encoding ATP-binding protein, producing MKIAILSGKGGTGKTTISTNLAWTLSKIKSVQLLDTDVEEPNDHIFFDISFTHEENVELLLPVVDNNTCIRCGECSKNCQFGAISVFESGAMVFESLCHGCGVCKMVCPVNAITENPKSIGKIMLGKINENLKFGMGLLNIGEPSGVKIIRQLKKHIDNSAEIVIIDSQPGSSCPVVETLRNVDFAILVTEPTTFGLHDLKLAFELVSEMNIPSGIIINRDSSKTKIIDDFAAEKGIPILMRVPFERKIAKIYSEGKLFTEYFPDYQEKFIAVYETIKELVK from the coding sequence ATGAAGATTGCAATATTAAGCGGAAAAGGTGGAACTGGTAAAACAACCATCTCAACAAACCTCGCATGGACATTATCCAAAATAAAATCTGTACAATTACTCGATACAGACGTGGAAGAACCAAATGATCACATTTTTTTCGATATTTCATTTACTCACGAAGAAAATGTAGAACTTTTACTTCCTGTTGTCGATAATAATACATGTATTAGATGTGGTGAATGTTCAAAAAACTGTCAATTTGGAGCCATATCCGTCTTTGAATCTGGAGCTATGGTTTTTGAAAGCTTGTGTCATGGCTGTGGAGTGTGTAAAATGGTATGTCCTGTAAACGCCATAACTGAAAATCCCAAAAGCATCGGTAAAATAATGCTGGGAAAAATAAATGAAAATTTAAAATTTGGGATGGGATTGTTAAACATAGGTGAGCCCTCTGGTGTCAAAATTATTAGACAATTAAAAAAACATATTGATAACAGTGCAGAAATTGTAATAATTGATTCGCAACCTGGAAGTTCATGTCCAGTTGTTGAAACACTAAGAAATGTTGACTTTGCAATTCTCGTTACAGAACCTACTACCTTTGGATTGCACGATTTAAAGCTTGCTTTCGAACTTGTTAGCGAAATGAACATTCCTTCAGGCATTATAATAAATCGTGATAGTTCCAAAACAAAGATAATTGATGACTTTGCTGCAGAAAAAGGAATACCAATTTTAATGAGAGTTCCTTTTGAAAGGAAAATCGCCAAAATCTACTCCGAAGGAAAATTATTTACTGAATATTTTCCGGATTATCAAGAAAAATTCATAGCAGTTTATGAAACAATAAAGGAGCTGGTAAAATGA
- a CDS encoding ATP-binding protein — translation MKQIAIVSGKGGTGKTTLSSSLGILFDNAILADCDVDAANLNLMFNSKVLEKHEYYGGKKAIIDHEKCNNCGICKKICRFEAIVFDGSYKVDPYACEGCNACVISCPQNAIKLEESLSGKFYYSTSETKNIVHGNLTPGEETSGGLVAEVRKLAIEKAKSLKKEIVLIDGAPGIGCPATSSIAATYFVIIVTEPTSSGIHDLKRIIDTVRHFKRDFAIVINKYDINEKISKEIESFCQKENIPILGKIPFDETVENAILESKPIVIFKDSKAAKAIMEIYKKLIKIIKKEEKV, via the coding sequence ATGAAACAAATAGCAATAGTTAGTGGTAAAGGTGGAACCGGTAAAACAACATTAAGTTCTTCACTTGGAATTTTATTTGACAATGCAATTCTAGCAGATTGTGACGTAGATGCGGCAAATTTAAACCTAATGTTTAATTCAAAGGTATTAGAAAAACATGAATACTACGGAGGAAAAAAAGCAATAATTGATCACGAAAAATGCAATAATTGTGGGATATGCAAAAAAATATGCAGATTTGAAGCAATTGTATTTGATGGTTCATATAAAGTTGATCCATATGCCTGTGAAGGTTGTAATGCGTGTGTAATTTCATGCCCACAAAATGCCATTAAATTGGAAGAATCATTATCTGGTAAATTTTATTATTCTACCTCAGAAACAAAAAATATAGTCCATGGAAATTTAACTCCAGGTGAAGAAACTTCAGGAGGATTGGTTGCAGAGGTTAGAAAATTAGCAATTGAAAAGGCTAAAAGTCTAAAAAAAGAAATAGTTTTAATCGATGGAGCACCTGGCATTGGTTGTCCAGCAACTTCATCAATCGCCGCCACATATTTCGTCATAATTGTAACAGAACCTACTTCAAGTGGTATACATGATTTAAAAAGGATCATAGATACCGTTAGGCATTTTAAAAGAGATTTTGCAATTGTAATTAACAAATACGACATTAATGAAAAAATTTCAAAAGAAATAGAAAGTTTTTGTCAAAAAGAAAACATACCAATACTGGGAAAAATTCCATTTGACGAAACTGTAGAAAACGCAATCCTTGAAAGTAAACCTATAGTTATATTTAAAGATAGTAAAGCGGCAAAGGCAATAATGGAAATATACAAAAAATTAATTAAAATCATAAAAAAGGAGGAGAAAGTATGA